The proteins below are encoded in one region of Pseudonocardia sp. DSM 110487:
- a CDS encoding acyltransferase family protein, whose translation MPPARFRPELQGLRAFAVALVVIHHVSDGRVSGGVDVFFLISGFLLTGQLARAAERGGLHLRARWSRMARRLLPSATVVLLATIVAGALLLPETRWPQTVREVVASALFLENWQLAADAVDYTARNNTTSVVQHFWSLSIQVQFFVVFPLAVALLTLVAHRAPHRLHTHLTAMLLGVFVASLSFSIALTAADQPLAYFHSLTRLWEFALGGLLALWIDRVPWTRGERVTFGWIGVLGLVACGFVLDGGSVFPGYAALWPTLSGALVLLGGVTRSPYGAHRLLLPRPVQFLGAISYPLYLWHWPVLVLFMVARDQDEVGPLGGIAVIAVSTVLAVLTSRFVESPVRRLRFRDVDGYRYGAAAMVTVLLAAAVWQFAAAQREIPADGLGGPQYPGAAALVDGEPEPAPLLPAPVSVYQDWVWVQDWDCAPLAEVRSDICTQPVEAPPEKRIMVVGDSHLEQFIAAFVPIARQHDWQLIGALRGACPFSTVSEVDPNDAECVAWNAAVADRIAELRPDAVVTLATRDVRGGLTEQTPPGFVEQWRRMADLGIPVLAVRDNPRFTYDVPDCVRQRGREGDPCGMDRDTVYAADPPYAQLDVPPNVSFLDLADYVCDDTRCPAEIGNVLVYLDDNHLTASYATTMAPVIEDQVVSAVGG comes from the coding sequence ATCCCACCTGCCAGGTTCCGCCCGGAGCTGCAGGGCCTGCGCGCATTCGCGGTCGCGCTCGTCGTGATCCACCACGTCTCGGACGGCCGGGTCTCCGGCGGCGTGGACGTCTTCTTCCTGATCTCGGGTTTCCTGCTCACCGGGCAGCTCGCCCGCGCCGCCGAGCGCGGTGGGCTCCACCTGCGGGCGCGTTGGAGCCGGATGGCCCGCCGGCTGTTGCCGTCGGCCACTGTCGTGCTGCTCGCCACGATCGTCGCGGGCGCGCTGCTGCTGCCCGAGACGCGCTGGCCCCAGACCGTGCGCGAGGTCGTCGCCAGCGCGCTGTTCCTCGAGAACTGGCAGCTCGCGGCCGACGCCGTGGACTACACGGCCCGCAACAACACCACGAGCGTGGTGCAGCACTTCTGGTCGCTGTCGATCCAGGTGCAGTTCTTCGTGGTGTTCCCGCTCGCCGTCGCGTTGTTGACGCTCGTGGCCCACCGTGCCCCGCACCGCCTCCACACGCACCTCACGGCCATGCTGCTCGGCGTCTTCGTGGCGTCGCTGTCCTTCTCCATCGCGCTCACGGCGGCCGACCAGCCCCTGGCGTACTTCCACTCGCTCACGCGCCTGTGGGAGTTCGCGCTGGGCGGACTGCTGGCGCTGTGGATCGACCGCGTCCCGTGGACGCGTGGCGAGCGCGTCACGTTCGGCTGGATCGGCGTGCTCGGCCTCGTCGCATGCGGCTTCGTGCTCGACGGGGGCTCGGTGTTCCCCGGCTACGCGGCGCTGTGGCCGACGCTCTCGGGCGCGCTGGTGCTGCTCGGCGGGGTCACCCGCTCCCCGTACGGCGCCCACCGACTGCTCCTGCCCCGCCCGGTGCAGTTCCTCGGCGCCATCAGCTACCCGCTCTACCTCTGGCACTGGCCGGTGCTCGTGCTCTTCATGGTTGCCCGCGACCAGGACGAGGTCGGACCGCTCGGCGGGATCGCCGTGATCGCCGTGTCGACCGTGCTCGCGGTGCTCACCTCGCGCTTCGTCGAGAGCCCGGTGCGACGCCTGCGGTTCAGGGACGTCGACGGGTACCGGTACGGGGCGGCCGCGATGGTGACGGTGCTGCTCGCCGCGGCGGTCTGGCAGTTCGCGGCCGCGCAGCGCGAGATCCCCGCCGACGGGCTCGGTGGACCGCAGTACCCCGGCGCGGCCGCCCTCGTCGACGGCGAACCCGAGCCCGCCCCGCTGCTGCCCGCACCGGTGTCGGTGTACCAGGACTGGGTCTGGGTGCAGGACTGGGACTGCGCCCCGCTCGCCGAGGTCCGCTCCGACATCTGCACGCAGCCGGTGGAGGCGCCGCCCGAGAAGCGGATCATGGTGGTCGGGGACTCGCACCTCGAGCAGTTCATCGCCGCGTTCGTCCCGATCGCGCGACAGCACGACTGGCAGCTCATCGGCGCGCTGCGCGGAGCATGCCCGTTCTCGACGGTGTCGGAGGTGGACCCGAACGATGCCGAGTGCGTGGCCTGGAACGCCGCCGTCGCGGACCGGATCGCCGAGCTACGCCCGGACGCGGTCGTCACGCTCGCGACGCGGGACGTGCGCGGCGGCCTCACCGAGCAGACACCGCCCGGGTTCGTCGAGCAGTGGCGGCGCATGGCCGACCTCGGCATCCCGGTGCTGGCCGTCCGGGACAACCCCCGCTTCACCTACGACGTGCCGGACTGCGTCCGCCAACGTGGGCGGGAGGGGGACCCCTGCGGGATGGACCGCGACACCGTGTACGCGGCCGACCCGCCGTACGCGCAACTGGACGTGCCGCCGAACGTGAGCTTCCTCGACCTGGCCGACTACGTCTGCGACGACACGCGCTGTCCGGCCGAGATCGGCAACGTGCTGGTCTACCTCGACGACAACCACCTCACTGCCTCCTACGCCACCACCATGGCGCCGGTGATCGAGGATCAGGTGGTGTCCGCGGTAGGAGGCTGA
- a CDS encoding transglycosylase SLT domain-containing protein, which produces MAGHRSPRGARAPRTAGVTGTGRHQAAHRPAPAGPSLGTTVIATTAAVGAVATGAFTAIVPALEDGTATSAAADSPFDAALASNSTTIDSLAPVVSVVPVDLAADAESVEDHVARVVQAADLAKLHAEQAREQAERDRISAMIERGGLDGWIAEALQILDLPQSLSPSVKKIILKESNGNPRAINNWDSNARRGTPSQGLMQTIPTTYKHYVHPDLKDRPITDPVANITAGIRYMIDNYGMKTLQAGGRSNSAGNYVGY; this is translated from the coding sequence GTGGCAGGACACCGCTCCCCCCGTGGTGCTCGTGCGCCCCGCACCGCCGGTGTCACCGGCACCGGTCGGCACCAGGCGGCACACCGGCCCGCGCCCGCGGGGCCGTCGCTCGGCACCACCGTGATCGCCACAACGGCCGCCGTCGGCGCCGTGGCCACGGGCGCGTTCACCGCGATCGTCCCGGCGCTGGAGGACGGCACCGCCACCTCCGCGGCCGCCGACAGCCCCTTCGACGCGGCGCTCGCGTCCAACAGCACCACCATCGACTCGCTGGCTCCGGTCGTGTCGGTGGTCCCGGTCGATCTGGCCGCCGACGCGGAGTCCGTCGAGGACCACGTCGCCCGGGTCGTGCAGGCCGCCGACCTGGCCAAGCTGCACGCCGAGCAGGCCCGTGAGCAGGCCGAGCGCGACCGGATCTCCGCCATGATCGAGCGCGGCGGCCTCGACGGCTGGATCGCGGAGGCGCTGCAGATCCTCGACCTGCCGCAGTCCCTCTCCCCCAGCGTCAAGAAGATCATTCTGAAAGAGTCGAACGGCAACCCGCGTGCGATCAACAACTGGGACTCCAACGCCCGCCGCGGCACCCCGTCCCAGGGCCTGATGCAGACCATCCCGACCACGTACAAGCACTACGTGCACCCGGATCTGAAGGACCGCCCGATCACCGACCCGGTCGCGAACATCACCGCTGGAATCCGGTACATGATCGACAACTACGGGATGAAGACGCTCCAGGCCGGCGGCCGAAGCAACAGCGCCGGGAACTACGTCGGTTACTGA
- a CDS encoding S-adenosylmethionine:tRNA ribosyltransferase-isomerase: MTATFTVPPELSAAEPPEARGLARDEVRLLVARERGPVRHTTFRALPAALRRGDLLVINTSDTEPAAVDGHRADGTPVTVHVSGPAPDHLHVVELRTPDGQRVTDGKAGEGIALPCGVVATLLTGHPDPRVVTGSRLWRARIPVAGGLRSWLAEVGRPIRYSYVRRQWPLEDYRTVYARSEAEFGSAEMPSAGRPFTIAMLHALHARGIGVARVVLHTGVSSLEAGEVPLPERYRVPPDTADAVNAARAAGGRIVAVGTTTTRALETVAGPDGHVSAGAGWTNLVLGPGRPARVVDGLVTGWHEPEASHLLLLEAVAGPRLVTRAYAAAVEHRYRWHEFGDSCLVLSAQSTRRTG; encoded by the coding sequence GTGACGGCCACGTTCACCGTGCCGCCTGAACTCTCGGCCGCCGAACCGCCCGAGGCCCGAGGGCTCGCCCGCGACGAGGTGCGGCTGCTCGTCGCCCGGGAACGCGGCCCCGTACGGCACACGACCTTCCGCGCCCTCCCTGCCGCTCTGCGGCGCGGCGACCTCCTCGTCATCAACACCTCCGACACGGAGCCGGCAGCAGTCGACGGACACCGCGCGGACGGCACGCCCGTCACCGTGCACGTCTCCGGCCCCGCGCCCGACCACCTGCACGTCGTCGAGTTGCGGACGCCGGACGGGCAGCGGGTGACCGATGGGAAGGCGGGAGAAGGAATCGCGCTGCCGTGCGGCGTGGTGGCGACGCTACTCACCGGCCACCCCGATCCCCGCGTGGTCACCGGGAGCAGGCTGTGGCGGGCGCGCATCCCGGTGGCGGGCGGGCTGCGGTCGTGGCTCGCCGAGGTCGGGCGGCCGATCCGCTACTCCTATGTGCGCCGGCAGTGGCCCCTCGAGGACTACCGCACGGTGTACGCCCGCTCCGAGGCGGAGTTCGGCAGCGCGGAGATGCCGAGCGCGGGCCGCCCGTTCACGATCGCGATGCTGCACGCGCTGCACGCCAGGGGCATCGGCGTCGCAAGGGTCGTGCTGCACACCGGGGTGTCGTCGCTGGAGGCAGGGGAGGTACCGCTGCCGGAGCGCTACCGCGTCCCGCCCGACACCGCGGACGCCGTGAACGCCGCGCGGGCGGCCGGCGGGCGGATCGTGGCCGTCGGCACCACGACGACACGGGCACTCGAGACGGTGGCCGGACCGGACGGACACGTGTCGGCGGGCGCGGGCTGGACGAACCTCGTGCTCGGGCCCGGCCGCCCCGCCCGCGTCGTCGACGGCCTCGTCACCGGATGGCACGAACCGGAGGCGTCGCACCTGCTGCTGCTCGAAGCGGTCGCCGGTCCACGGCTGGTGACCAGGGCGTACGCCGCGGCGGTCGAGCACAGGTACCGCTGGCACGAGTTCGGCGACTCCTGCTTGGTCCTATCGGCCCAGTCCACTCGTCGTACCGGGTGA
- a CDS encoding SDR family oxidoreductase yields MTFANAIVTGAGQGFGLALTASLAARGTTVIACARDADRLRAATAPLPGVVALAGDVTDPGFRAELVAATGGHLDLLVHNAGELGPSPLPTLERYPLDALRGVLETTVLAPLALTQLALPLLRASATGTVVTLSSDAAVDAYPGWGGYGAAKAALDHLAAVLAVEEPNLRVHAFDPGDMRTAMHQRAFPGEDISDRPEPETVVPWLLRLLDDRLPSGRYRAADLAPAAGSQL; encoded by the coding sequence ATGACCTTCGCGAACGCCATCGTCACCGGGGCGGGCCAGGGCTTCGGCCTCGCCCTGACCGCCTCGCTCGCCGCGCGCGGCACCACCGTGATCGCGTGCGCCCGCGACGCCGATCGGTTGCGGGCCGCCACCGCGCCGCTGCCGGGCGTCGTCGCGCTCGCAGGAGACGTCACCGACCCCGGCTTCCGCGCCGAGCTCGTGGCCGCTACCGGCGGGCACCTCGACCTCCTCGTGCACAACGCTGGGGAGCTGGGCCCGTCGCCGCTGCCCACCCTGGAGCGTTACCCGCTCGACGCGCTGCGCGGCGTCCTGGAGACCACCGTGCTCGCCCCGCTCGCGCTCACCCAGCTCGCACTGCCCCTGCTGCGCGCGTCCGCCACCGGGACGGTCGTGACCCTCAGCTCGGACGCCGCCGTGGACGCATATCCCGGCTGGGGCGGCTACGGGGCCGCCAAGGCCGCGCTCGACCACCTCGCCGCCGTGCTGGCCGTGGAAGAGCCGAACCTGCGGGTGCATGCCTTCGACCCCGGGGACATGCGCACGGCGATGCACCAGCGCGCCTTCCCGGGGGAGGACATCTCCGACCGTCCAGAGCCCGAGACCGTCGTGCCGTGGCTGCTGCGCCTGCTCGACGACCGGCTCCCCAGCGGCCGGTACCGGGCGGCCGACCTCGCGCCCGCGGCCGGGAGCCAGCTGTGA
- the soxR gene encoding redox-sensitive transcriptional activator SoxR encodes MTDLLTIGDVAHRSGFPQSALRYYEREGLLRTTRTSGGQRRYERSVLRRLAFIRAARTIGVGLEEVRDALDELPEGRTPTKADWSRLSKKWRGRLDEQIQALVALRDGLDSCIGCGCLSLKRCRLYNPEDRVSELGPGARLLPPMLRRTPAEGV; translated from the coding sequence ATGACGGACCTGCTCACCATTGGGGATGTGGCGCACCGCAGCGGCTTCCCGCAGTCGGCGCTGCGGTACTACGAGCGCGAGGGCCTGCTGCGCACCACCCGCACATCCGGCGGGCAGCGCCGCTACGAGCGCTCGGTGCTGCGCAGGCTCGCGTTCATCCGGGCCGCGCGCACGATCGGGGTCGGGCTGGAGGAGGTGCGCGACGCCCTCGACGAGTTGCCGGAGGGCCGCACCCCGACGAAGGCCGACTGGTCGCGGCTGTCGAAGAAGTGGCGCGGGCGCCTCGACGAGCAGATCCAGGCCCTCGTCGCGCTGCGGGACGGCCTGGACTCGTGCATCGGCTGCGGCTGCCTGTCGCTGAAGCGCTGCCGCCTGTACAACCCGGAGGACCGGGTGTCGGAACTGGGCCCCGGTGCGCGCCTGCTCCCCCCGATGCTCCGCCGCACGCCGGCGGAGGGCGTCTAG
- a CDS encoding polysaccharide pyruvyl transferase family protein, with translation MTDPRANLIRQQLADLGRRHAAEENAKAATPRATRVLIIGNFGNGNTGDEAMLARTLQELPEDTEVRVVSRNPRMVEALHRVPAVPMEGFPFVRALKWCDGIAVVGGGLFGTGASSLVKALPAIVWAATARGRDITYLAIGVYPGTPDRVLDLLRRSVRKPGRISVRDEVSACVLGDRIVAPVVGDLAMGLKPAPPADARRTLSAAGVDPAVPLLLVAPKALPNPILVDALQEAAETLGRRWIERGGAVAGLAISTHADYGLGLARRDEVLINELGERLGRKVPVLGPQLEPTLAKAVVGEADALFGLRIHSLVFAVSMGVPCLGVGWEERTTAFLAEHEQSAISTRPPVEDLHNWVDQTLPARWSARPRLLSS, from the coding sequence ATGACGGACCCCCGCGCCAACCTGATCCGCCAGCAGCTCGCCGACCTCGGTAGGCGGCACGCCGCCGAGGAGAACGCCAAGGCGGCCACTCCACGCGCCACCCGCGTGCTGATCATCGGGAACTTCGGCAACGGCAACACGGGTGACGAGGCCATGCTCGCCCGCACGCTGCAGGAGCTGCCGGAGGACACCGAGGTGCGCGTGGTGTCGCGCAACCCGCGGATGGTCGAGGCGCTGCACCGCGTGCCGGCCGTACCGATGGAGGGCTTCCCCTTCGTCAGGGCGTTGAAGTGGTGCGACGGGATCGCGGTCGTGGGCGGCGGACTCTTCGGGACCGGCGCGTCCTCGCTGGTGAAGGCCCTTCCCGCGATCGTGTGGGCGGCCACGGCCCGCGGGCGCGACATCACCTACCTCGCGATCGGCGTGTACCCCGGCACGCCGGACCGCGTGCTGGACCTGCTGCGCCGCTCGGTCCGCAAGCCGGGGCGGATCAGCGTGCGCGACGAGGTGTCGGCCTGCGTGCTCGGCGACCGGATCGTCGCGCCTGTCGTGGGCGACCTCGCGATGGGCCTTAAGCCGGCCCCGCCTGCCGACGCGCGCCGCACGCTGTCCGCCGCGGGCGTCGACCCCGCGGTGCCGCTGCTGCTCGTGGCCCCGAAGGCGCTGCCCAACCCGATCCTCGTCGACGCGCTCCAGGAGGCAGCGGAGACCCTCGGCCGCCGCTGGATCGAGCGCGGCGGCGCGGTCGCGGGCCTGGCGATCAGCACCCACGCCGACTACGGCCTCGGCCTCGCCCGCCGCGACGAGGTGCTCATCAACGAGCTGGGCGAGCGGCTCGGCCGCAAGGTGCCCGTGCTGGGCCCGCAACTTGAGCCCACACTGGCCAAGGCAGTCGTCGGCGAGGCCGACGCGCTGTTCGGGCTGCGCATCCACTCGCTCGTCTTCGCCGTCTCCATGGGGGTGCCCTGCCTCGGCGTCGGCTGGGAGGAGCGCACGACGGCGTTCCTCGCCGAGCACGAGCAGTCGGCGATCAGCACCCGGCCGCCGGTGGAGGACCTGCACAACTGGGTGGACCAGACGCTGCCCGCACGCTGGTCGGCCCGGCCCCGCCTGCTCTCCTCCTGA
- a CDS encoding TetR family transcriptional regulator, which produces MEQELVAAALAVARARGRDVADVPLAAIAAAAGMSRSTLLRRLGGTRGPLDDAVRRAGVDPGGRPPARERAIAAAATLIAEQGLGATTLDAVAAAADCALPTLHGLFDGRDGLLTAVFDRYGPLPDLEALAADPPDDLCDVVREVHRAIISAFGREPRVLPAIFADACGRPGGPGHAMLKSMVPRTTASLWSLLCPHIEAGRLQPLPFPLLVQLMMGPIATHMLLRPTLEAALGTELPSVNEIADTLAGAYVRAVAI; this is translated from the coding sequence GTGGAGCAGGAACTGGTGGCCGCGGCGCTCGCGGTGGCGCGCGCTCGCGGCCGCGACGTCGCGGACGTGCCGCTCGCGGCGATCGCCGCCGCCGCGGGTATGTCGCGCAGCACGCTGCTGCGGCGGCTCGGCGGCACCCGCGGGCCGCTGGACGACGCCGTGCGGCGGGCGGGCGTCGACCCGGGCGGCCGCCCGCCGGCAAGGGAGCGCGCGATCGCCGCCGCCGCGACGCTCATCGCCGAGCAGGGCCTCGGCGCCACCACCCTCGACGCCGTCGCCGCGGCGGCCGACTGCGCCCTGCCCACCCTGCACGGCTTGTTCGACGGGCGCGACGGCCTGCTCACCGCCGTCTTCGACCGCTACGGCCCGTTGCCCGACCTCGAGGCGCTCGCCGCCGACCCGCCGGACGACCTCTGCGACGTCGTGCGCGAGGTGCACCGCGCGATCATCTCCGCGTTCGGGCGAGAGCCGCGCGTGCTGCCGGCGATCTTCGCCGACGCGTGCGGCCGGCCCGGCGGACCGGGCCACGCGATGCTGAAGTCGATGGTCCCGCGCACGACGGCGAGCCTGTGGTCGCTGCTCTGCCCGCACATCGAGGCGGGGCGCCTGCAGCCGCTGCCGTTCCCGCTGCTCGTCCAGCTGATGATGGGGCCGATCGCCACGCACATGCTGCTGCGCCCGACCCTGGAGGCGGCGCTGGGCACGGAACTACCCTCCGTCAATGAGATCGCCGACACGCTCGCGGGCGCCTACGTCCGCGCGGTCGCGATCTGA
- a CDS encoding tyrosine-protein phosphatase → MVAPVDRWLALEGLDNIRDVGGLPLRGGGSTRRGVLLRSASLRYCTPSDITHLVEEFGLRLVLDLRTQRERERHVSPVALAEAGIETVPLSFIPEDGRELPETEDDVDPLTHIYLGYLRDRADNVVTAVRRLAAAGPTLVHCAAGKDRTGVFVALVLDAVGVERDAVVADYALTGERLEALFRRWTAASGEPMPADLTPHLPRAEAMAAVLDHLDAEHGGAAGWLLAHGLEEDVLARLRERLTG, encoded by the coding sequence GTGGTTGCACCCGTGGATCGCTGGCTTGCCCTCGAAGGCCTCGACAACATCCGCGACGTCGGCGGCCTGCCGCTGCGTGGCGGCGGCAGCACCCGGCGAGGGGTGCTCCTGCGGAGCGCGTCGTTGCGGTACTGCACGCCGTCCGACATCACGCACCTCGTCGAGGAGTTCGGGCTGCGGCTCGTCCTCGACCTGCGCACGCAGCGCGAGCGCGAGCGCCACGTGAGCCCGGTGGCGCTCGCGGAGGCGGGTATCGAGACCGTCCCGCTGAGCTTCATCCCCGAGGATGGGCGCGAACTGCCGGAGACCGAGGACGACGTGGATCCGCTGACCCACATCTACCTCGGCTACCTGCGTGACCGCGCCGACAACGTCGTCACGGCCGTACGGCGGCTCGCCGCCGCCGGTCCCACCCTCGTGCACTGCGCGGCGGGCAAGGACCGCACCGGCGTGTTCGTGGCGCTGGTGCTGGACGCCGTCGGCGTCGAACGCGACGCCGTCGTGGCCGACTACGCGCTCACCGGGGAGCGCCTCGAGGCGCTGTTCCGGCGCTGGACGGCCGCCTCCGGCGAGCCGATGCCTGCCGACCTCACCCCGCACCTGCCGCGGGCAGAGGCCATGGCCGCCGTGCTCGACCACCTCGATGCCGAGCACGGCGGTGCGGCGGGCTGGCTGCTCGCCCACGGTCTGGAAGAGGACGTGCTCGCGCGCCTGCGCGAGAGGCTGACCGGCTGA
- a CDS encoding acyl-CoA dehydrogenase family protein, whose amino-acid sequence MDLTYTAAEEEFRRELRTWLRVNIPEEWTRPGFWESLDAGESFRMRRDWERAKAEAGFAGIAWPTEYGGRGGTPGMKAIYDEEMVLANAPRSANGLGLTFLAPTVMAIGTDAQKKDIIGPMLRNEVIWLQGFSEPGAGSDLAAVSTRGVRDGSAERDDFVVNGQKVWTTNAVHGDKIFTLVRTEPGSQRHRGISMLLIDMHQPGVDARPLKQMSGASEFGEVFFDDARVPATECLGEIGDGWRTAMLLLSFERGASGTAQYTEFRRQYDEIAAIAKRLGRDRDPVVRGKLARVLTELECLRLHAMYVLTQVEQGRDLGFEASMTKLQWSETYQDLWEVYDDILGEDATLDAIDGVDMRPLHAQAMWSRSVTIWGGSSQVQRNVTAERVLGLPR is encoded by the coding sequence ATGGACCTGACCTACACCGCAGCGGAGGAGGAGTTCCGCCGCGAGCTGCGGACGTGGCTGCGGGTGAACATCCCCGAGGAGTGGACCCGCCCGGGGTTCTGGGAGTCGCTCGACGCCGGTGAGAGCTTCCGGATGCGGCGGGACTGGGAGCGCGCCAAGGCGGAAGCCGGGTTCGCCGGGATCGCATGGCCCACCGAGTACGGCGGGCGCGGCGGCACCCCCGGCATGAAGGCGATCTACGACGAGGAGATGGTGCTGGCGAACGCGCCTCGCAGCGCCAACGGGCTCGGCCTGACCTTCCTCGCGCCCACCGTCATGGCGATCGGAACCGACGCGCAGAAGAAGGACATCATCGGGCCGATGCTGCGCAACGAGGTGATCTGGTTGCAGGGCTTCTCCGAGCCCGGCGCCGGTTCCGACCTCGCCGCGGTCTCCACCCGCGGGGTCCGCGACGGCAGTGCGGAAAGGGACGACTTCGTCGTCAACGGGCAGAAGGTGTGGACCACCAACGCCGTGCACGGCGACAAGATCTTCACGTTGGTCCGTACAGAGCCGGGGTCGCAGCGCCACCGCGGCATCTCCATGCTGCTCATCGACATGCACCAGCCGGGCGTGGACGCCCGTCCGCTCAAGCAGATGAGCGGGGCCAGCGAGTTCGGCGAGGTGTTCTTCGACGACGCCCGGGTACCGGCCACCGAGTGCCTCGGCGAGATCGGCGACGGCTGGCGCACGGCGATGCTGCTGCTGTCGTTCGAGCGTGGGGCGTCCGGGACCGCGCAGTACACCGAGTTCCGGCGGCAGTACGACGAGATCGCCGCCATCGCGAAGCGGCTGGGCCGCGATCGCGACCCGGTGGTGCGCGGCAAGCTCGCCCGCGTCCTCACCGAACTGGAGTGCCTGCGACTGCACGCGATGTACGTGCTCACGCAGGTCGAGCAAGGCCGTGACCTCGGGTTCGAGGCGTCGATGACGAAGCTGCAGTGGTCGGAGACGTACCAGGACCTCTGGGAGGTCTACGACGACATCCTCGGCGAGGACGCCACCCTCGACGCGATCGACGGGGTGGACATGCGGCCGCTGCACGCGCAGGCGATGTGGTCGCGGTCGGTCACGATCTGGGGCGGCTCGTCCCAGGTGCAGCGCAACGTCACCGCCGAGCGCGTGCTCGGCCTGCCGCGGTAG
- a CDS encoding acyl-CoA dehydrogenase family protein has protein sequence MFFALTDDQREFDGAVRGYLADRFDLDAVRAVFEDAAGDGHPASLWKAAGEQGWLAVLVPEEHDGLGLGLVEAQVIARALGAGAAPGPWRGTVLAGEAVRLAGSDEQKGSWLPRLATGEAVGAFTLRGSVPGRLPAVEYGAVADVVVARSGDGLALVRGATATPRGSYDGTTRLADLDAGAGEALPGATAEVIDELAARATVLVAADLVGIAREAITRTVAYDREREQFGVPVGSFQAIKHALADLHVGVTMAEHAALYAAHAVAERLPDAPLAVSVAKAKASDVALQATGAMIQYHGGIGYTWEHEAHFFYKRAKRLAGQWGDADAHRAKIADLTITG, from the coding sequence ATGTTCTTCGCACTGACCGACGACCAGCGCGAGTTCGACGGCGCCGTGCGCGGCTACCTCGCCGACCGGTTCGACCTGGACGCCGTGCGCGCCGTGTTCGAGGACGCCGCGGGCGACGGGCACCCGGCATCGCTCTGGAAGGCGGCGGGCGAGCAGGGCTGGCTCGCGGTGCTCGTGCCCGAGGAGCACGACGGCCTCGGCCTGGGGCTCGTCGAGGCGCAGGTGATCGCGCGGGCGCTGGGCGCGGGCGCGGCGCCGGGCCCATGGCGGGGCACCGTGCTGGCGGGCGAGGCCGTGCGGCTCGCAGGCTCGGACGAGCAGAAGGGTTCGTGGCTGCCCCGGCTCGCCACGGGTGAGGCCGTCGGGGCGTTCACGCTCCGTGGGAGCGTCCCCGGCAGGCTGCCGGCCGTCGAGTACGGAGCGGTGGCCGACGTGGTGGTGGCGCGGTCCGGTGACGGGCTGGCGCTGGTCCGAGGGGCGACGGCCACCCCGCGCGGGTCCTACGACGGCACCACCCGGCTCGCCGACCTGGACGCGGGCGCGGGGGAGGCGCTGCCCGGCGCCACCGCGGAGGTGATCGACGAGCTCGCGGCAAGGGCCACGGTGCTCGTCGCGGCCGACCTCGTCGGCATCGCGCGCGAGGCGATCACCCGCACCGTCGCCTACGACCGCGAGCGTGAGCAGTTCGGGGTGCCGGTCGGATCGTTCCAGGCGATCAAGCACGCGCTCGCCGACCTGCACGTGGGTGTCACGATGGCCGAACACGCCGCGCTCTACGCCGCCCACGCCGTGGCCGAACGGCTGCCGGACGCGCCGCTCGCCGTCAGCGTGGCGAAGGCGAAGGCGAGCGACGTGGCGCTGCAGGCCACCGGCGCGATGATCCAGTACCACGGCGGCATCGGATACACCTGGGAGCACGAGGCGCACTTCTTCTACAAGCGTGCCAAGCGCCTCGCGGGCCAGTGGGGTGACGCCGACGCCCACCGCGCGAAGATCGCCGACCTGACCATTACGGGTTAG
- the kstR gene encoding cholesterol catabolism transcriptional regulator KstR, which produces MTDPARRAAASPGAPAALTDRTAGSPIQRERRKRILDATLALASKGGFDAVQMRAVAERADVALGTLYRYFPSKIHLLVSSLVRELERSLERMERAPVPGDTPADRVLHVLAGNTRALQRDPQLTEAMTRAFMFADTSVAAEVLEVNRLNERMFTHAMGAAEASDEDKAIARVIGDVWLSNLVAWVTRRASAEDVEKRLELTVRLLLRSRQA; this is translated from the coding sequence ATGACGGATCCAGCACGGCGGGCCGCTGCGAGCCCGGGCGCCCCGGCCGCACTGACCGACCGCACCGCCGGCTCACCCATTCAGCGGGAACGCCGCAAGCGCATCCTCGACGCGACGCTCGCGCTCGCCTCGAAGGGCGGCTTCGACGCCGTGCAGATGCGCGCGGTCGCCGAGCGCGCCGACGTCGCACTCGGCACCCTGTACCGCTACTTCCCCTCGAAGATCCACCTTCTCGTCTCCAGCCTGGTGCGCGAGCTGGAGCGGTCCCTCGAGCGGATGGAGCGCGCGCCGGTGCCGGGCGACACGCCTGCGGATCGCGTACTGCACGTCCTGGCGGGCAACACGCGCGCCCTGCAGCGGGACCCACAGCTCACCGAGGCGATGACCAGGGCATTCATGTTCGCCGACACGTCGGTGGCCGCGGAGGTACTCGAGGTCAACCGGCTGAACGAGCGGATGTTCACCCACGCCATGGGCGCGGCCGAGGCCAGCGACGAGGACAAGGCGATCGCGCGCGTGATCGGCGACGTGTGGCTGTCCAACCTCGTGGCCTGGGTCACGCGCCGGGCGTCGGCCGAGGACGTGGAGAAGCGGCTCGAGCTCACGGTCCGCCTGCTGCTGCGCTCCCGTCAGGCTTGA